One stretch of Rathayibacter festucae DSM 15932 DNA includes these proteins:
- a CDS encoding FAD-dependent oxidoreductase encodes MADGDGDDGVDGGSTVRERRTTCAIVGGGPAGLVLGLLLARAGVAVTVLEKHADFLRDFRGDTVHPTTLGLLEDLGLLDRFEAIRHSRVERVTIPGHDGRDVVIADFTRLPVRHPYVAMVPQWDLLALVAEAAQAERGFTLLTEHEVTDVVREGGRVVGVEYRSPDGEGRLLADLTVACDGRWSAVRRAVGLRVRSLPVGFDVWWYRLPTARAVGESLLPRIGRGRVSIAIPRDGYLQIARLGTKGTDAAVRERGIEAFRAEAAELLPEVAEDVAGIASMDDVKHLDVRLERLPRWHAPGVLCLGDAAHAMSPVGGVGINLAVQDAVAAARLLAGPLRRGVLRTASGERVLARVQRRRALPAVLIQSLQRVLHARLILPALAGRLSGPPPALAALLRLLPGLAVVPAALVGIGPRPERAPSWARRPAGR; translated from the coding sequence GTGGCGGACGGCGACGGGGACGACGGGGTGGACGGCGGAAGCACGGTGCGGGAGCGGCGGACGACCTGCGCGATCGTGGGCGGCGGCCCGGCGGGCCTGGTGCTCGGTCTGCTGCTGGCGCGGGCCGGCGTCGCGGTGACGGTGCTGGAGAAGCACGCCGACTTCCTCCGCGACTTCCGCGGCGACACGGTGCATCCGACGACGCTGGGGCTGCTCGAGGACCTCGGGCTCCTCGACCGGTTCGAGGCGATCCGGCACTCGAGGGTGGAGCGGGTGACGATCCCCGGCCACGACGGGCGCGACGTGGTGATCGCGGACTTCACGCGGCTGCCGGTGCGCCACCCGTACGTCGCGATGGTGCCGCAGTGGGACCTGCTGGCCCTGGTCGCCGAGGCGGCGCAGGCCGAGCGCGGCTTCACACTCCTCACCGAGCACGAGGTGACCGACGTCGTCCGCGAGGGCGGACGGGTCGTCGGTGTCGAGTACCGGTCGCCGGACGGGGAGGGGCGCCTGCTCGCCGATCTGACCGTCGCCTGCGACGGGCGCTGGTCGGCCGTGCGCCGGGCGGTCGGGCTGCGGGTGCGGTCGCTGCCGGTCGGCTTCGACGTCTGGTGGTACCGCCTGCCGACCGCGCGGGCCGTGGGCGAGTCGCTCCTGCCGCGGATCGGGCGCGGGCGGGTGTCGATCGCGATCCCGCGCGACGGCTACCTGCAGATCGCGCGGCTGGGGACCAAGGGGACCGACGCGGCGGTGCGGGAGCGGGGGATCGAGGCGTTCCGGGCGGAGGCGGCCGAGCTGCTCCCCGAGGTCGCCGAGGACGTGGCGGGGATCGCGTCGATGGACGACGTGAAGCACCTCGACGTCCGGCTCGAGCGGCTGCCGCGCTGGCACGCTCCGGGGGTGCTCTGCCTCGGCGACGCGGCGCACGCGATGTCGCCGGTGGGCGGAGTCGGCATCAACCTGGCGGTGCAGGACGCGGTGGCGGCGGCGCGGCTGCTGGCCGGGCCGCTGCGCCGCGGGGTGCTGCGGACGGCATCCGGCGAGCGCGTCCTCGCGCGGGTGCAGCGCCGGCGCGCGCTGCCCGCCGTGCTGATCCAGTCGCTGCAGCGGGTGCTGCACGCGCGCCTGATCCTGCCGGCGCTGGCCGGGCGGCTCTCAGGGCCGCCGCCCGCGCTCGCGGCGCTGCTCCGGCTGCTGCCCGGGCTCGCCGTCGTGCCGGCGGCACTGGTCGGCATCGGTCCCCGACCCGAGCGCGCGCCGTCGTGGGCGCGGCGGCCGGCCGGGCGCTGA
- a CDS encoding class II fumarate hydratase, whose product MVDTSPTDSGADDAFRIEHDTMGEVRVPRDALYAAQTQRAVENFPISGAGLEPAQIAALARIKKAAALVNADLGVLDGEIARSIADAADLVVGGGYGEHFPIDVYQTGSGTSSNMNMNEVLATLATTALGRPVHPNDHVNASQSSNDVFPTSVHVAVTGALIQDLVPSLEHLAEALETKAELWAEVVKAGRTHLMDATPVTLGQEFGGYAAQIRLGIERVQSALPRVAEVPLGGTAVGTGINTPAGFPAKVIARLAEETGLPVTEARNHFEAQGARDSLVEASGALRVLAVSLTKINNDLRWMGSGPNTGLGELSIPDLQPGSSIMPGKVNPVIPEAVLMVCARVIGNDATIAWAGASGAFELNVAIPVMGTALLESIRLLTASATLLADKTIDGLEANVEHARALAESSPSIVTPLNKVIGYEAAAKVAKNSVAKGITVRESVVDLGFVERGEVTEAQLDSALDVMSMTHPG is encoded by the coding sequence GTGGTGGACACCTCCCCGACCGACTCCGGCGCCGACGACGCCTTCCGCATCGAGCACGACACGATGGGCGAGGTCCGCGTCCCGCGCGACGCGCTCTACGCCGCGCAGACGCAGCGCGCGGTCGAGAACTTCCCGATCTCCGGCGCCGGCCTCGAGCCCGCCCAGATCGCGGCCCTCGCCCGGATCAAGAAGGCCGCGGCCCTCGTCAACGCCGACCTCGGCGTGCTCGACGGCGAGATCGCCCGCTCCATCGCCGACGCGGCCGACCTCGTGGTCGGCGGCGGCTACGGCGAGCACTTCCCGATCGACGTCTACCAGACCGGCTCCGGCACGTCGTCGAACATGAACATGAACGAGGTGCTCGCCACCCTCGCGACGACCGCGCTCGGCCGCCCGGTGCACCCGAACGACCACGTCAACGCCTCGCAGTCCTCGAACGACGTCTTCCCGACCTCGGTGCACGTCGCCGTGACCGGCGCGCTGATCCAGGACCTGGTGCCCTCCCTCGAGCACCTGGCCGAGGCGCTCGAGACCAAGGCCGAGCTGTGGGCCGAGGTCGTCAAGGCCGGCCGCACCCACCTGATGGACGCGACGCCGGTCACCCTCGGGCAGGAGTTCGGCGGCTACGCGGCGCAGATCCGCCTCGGCATCGAGCGCGTGCAGTCCGCCCTCCCCCGGGTCGCGGAGGTCCCGCTCGGCGGCACCGCCGTCGGCACCGGCATCAACACGCCCGCCGGCTTCCCGGCGAAGGTCATCGCCCGCCTCGCGGAGGAGACCGGCCTGCCCGTCACCGAGGCCCGCAACCACTTCGAGGCGCAGGGCGCCCGCGACTCGCTCGTCGAGGCGTCCGGCGCGCTCCGCGTGCTCGCGGTCAGCCTCACCAAGATCAACAACGACCTGCGCTGGATGGGCTCCGGCCCGAACACCGGTCTCGGCGAGCTCAGCATCCCGGACCTCCAGCCCGGCTCGTCGATCATGCCCGGCAAGGTGAACCCGGTGATCCCGGAGGCGGTCCTGATGGTCTGCGCGCGGGTCATCGGCAACGACGCGACGATCGCCTGGGCCGGAGCCTCCGGTGCGTTCGAGCTGAACGTCGCCATCCCGGTGATGGGCACGGCGCTGCTGGAGTCGATCCGCCTGCTCACCGCCTCGGCCACGCTGCTCGCCGACAAGACCATCGACGGCCTCGAGGCGAACGTCGAGCACGCGCGCGCCCTCGCCGAGTCCTCGCCCTCGATCGTCACGCCGCTGAACAAGGTGATCGGCTACGAGGCCGCCGCCAAGGTCGCGAAGAACTCGGTCGCGAAGGGCATCACCGTCCGCGAGTCCGTCGTCGACCTCGGCTTCGTCGAGCGCGGCGAGGTGACGGAGGCGCAGCTCGACAGCGCCCTCGACGTCATGTCGATGACCCACCCGGGCTGA
- a CDS encoding PhoH family protein has product MWRVDVTVPQGTDPQNGTQGAVHRRAQHGSSDRTEQLQRTYVLDTSVLLSDPSSMFRFAEHAVVLPIVVISELEGKRNDPEIGYFARQALRHLDELRVKHERLDFPIRVGRGGTLRVELNHSNMSVLPSGLQLGDNDSRILAVAMNLQSEGALVTVVSKDMPMRVKAASIGLAAEEYLAELAPESGWTGMDDVTLRGDQMSELYDRERLFTDEVADIPINTGLVVHSDRGSALARVTGKRQITLVRGDKDVFGLHGRSAEQRLAIDLLLDQEVGIVSLGGRAGTGKSALALCAGLEAVLEKRQHKKIMVFRPLYAVGGQDLGFLPGDAAEKMNPWAQAVFDTLGALVSQNVLDEVIERGMLEVLPLTHIRGRSLHDAFVIVDEAQSLERNVLLTVLSRVGQNSRVVLTHDVAQRDNLRVGRYDGVASVIETLKGHPLFAHVTLTRSERSAIAALVTEMLESNESA; this is encoded by the coding sequence ATGTGGAGAGTCGACGTGACAGTTCCCCAGGGTACGGATCCGCAGAACGGCACGCAGGGCGCGGTCCACCGCCGCGCGCAGCACGGCTCCTCGGATCGCACCGAGCAGCTCCAGCGCACCTACGTCCTCGACACCTCGGTGCTGCTGTCGGATCCCTCCTCGATGTTCCGCTTCGCGGAGCACGCCGTCGTCCTGCCGATCGTCGTGATCAGCGAGCTCGAGGGCAAGCGCAACGACCCCGAGATCGGCTACTTCGCCCGCCAGGCGCTGCGGCACCTCGACGAGCTGCGGGTCAAGCACGAGCGGCTGGACTTCCCGATCCGGGTCGGCCGGGGCGGGACCCTCCGCGTCGAGCTGAACCACTCGAACATGTCGGTGCTGCCCAGCGGGCTGCAGCTCGGCGACAACGACTCGCGGATCCTCGCCGTGGCGATGAACCTGCAGAGCGAGGGCGCCCTCGTCACCGTCGTGTCCAAGGACATGCCGATGCGCGTCAAGGCCGCCTCGATCGGCCTCGCCGCGGAGGAGTACCTCGCCGAGCTCGCCCCCGAGTCGGGCTGGACGGGCATGGACGACGTCACCCTCCGGGGCGACCAGATGAGCGAGCTCTACGACCGCGAGCGGCTCTTCACCGACGAGGTCGCCGACATCCCGATCAACACCGGCCTGGTCGTGCACTCGGATCGCGGCTCCGCGCTCGCCCGGGTGACCGGCAAGCGCCAGATCACGCTGGTGCGCGGCGACAAGGACGTCTTCGGGCTGCACGGCCGCTCCGCGGAGCAGCGGCTCGCGATCGACCTGCTGCTCGACCAGGAGGTGGGGATCGTCTCGCTCGGCGGCCGGGCCGGCACCGGCAAGTCGGCGCTCGCACTCTGCGCGGGGCTCGAGGCGGTGCTGGAGAAGCGCCAGCACAAGAAGATCATGGTCTTCCGGCCGCTCTACGCGGTCGGCGGCCAGGACCTCGGCTTCCTGCCCGGCGACGCCGCCGAGAAGATGAACCCCTGGGCGCAGGCGGTCTTCGACACCCTCGGTGCGCTGGTCTCGCAGAACGTGCTCGACGAGGTGATCGAGCGCGGGATGCTCGAGGTGCTGCCGCTGACGCACATCCGCGGGCGCTCGCTGCACGACGCCTTCGTGATCGTGGACGAGGCGCAGTCGCTCGAGCGCAACGTGCTGCTGACGGTGCTGTCCCGGGTCGGCCAGAACTCGCGGGTGGTGCTCACGCACGACGTCGCGCAGCGCGACAACCTGCGGGTCGGCCGCTACGACGGCGTCGCCTCGGTGATCGAGACGCTGAAGGGGCACCCGCTGTTCGCGCACGTGACGCTGACGCGGTCCGAGCGCTCGGCGATCGCGGCACTGGTCACCGAGATGCTGGAGTCGAACGAGTCGGCCTGA
- a CDS encoding prepilin peptidase — MHRLQDLSAALVGAVLLGAIGLVRVEGRAAIVVLVVAMATVPLVVADVRERRLPNAMTVPILLAGLASTVGGVVAGRTPGELPVVLATALALGVLNLAGGLGRGDVKLGTGLALPLAAVDPVLALLAPVLAFVLAGVWSLPSALRGGGERIPFGPFQLAAFWLVIAGA; from the coding sequence ATGCACCGGCTCCAGGACCTCTCGGCAGCGCTCGTCGGCGCGGTACTGCTCGGCGCGATCGGGCTCGTGCGGGTCGAGGGGCGGGCGGCGATCGTCGTCCTCGTCGTCGCCATGGCGACCGTGCCGCTCGTGGTCGCGGACGTGCGCGAGCGGCGGCTGCCGAACGCAATGACGGTGCCGATCCTGCTGGCGGGACTCGCGTCGACGGTCGGCGGGGTCGTCGCGGGCCGGACGCCGGGGGAGCTGCCCGTCGTGCTCGCCACGGCTCTCGCGCTCGGAGTGCTGAACCTCGCGGGCGGGCTCGGCCGGGGCGACGTGAAGCTGGGGACGGGGCTCGCGCTGCCGCTCGCGGCGGTCGATCCGGTGCTCGCCCTCCTGGCGCCGGTGCTGGCGTTCGTCCTCGCCGGGGTGTGGAGCCTGCCGTCGGCGCTCCGGGGCGGGGGCGAGCGGATCCCGTTCGGACCCTTCCAGCTCGCCGCGTTCTGGCTCGTCATCGCCGGGGCGTGA
- the trhA gene encoding PAQR family membrane homeostasis protein TrhA produces MSHRPTSPTPDPDARALAEDDAAGPSLPALPLVEDEIEHGPATEARPTWRGWIHAGLFPVAIVAGIVLVSVADGAPAKWAATVFAVSSLLLFGNSALYHRFDWSPRTKMILKRIDHANIFLLIAGTYTPLAALALPPAQGSLLLVLVWAGALLGIGFRVFWISAPRWLYVPLYLLLGWAAVMYLGPLFEASAAMMVLVLVGGLCYSVGAVIYGIKRPNPVPGVFGFHEIFHALTAVAFLCHWTAALIVCLHPTYNVG; encoded by the coding sequence ATGAGCCACCGGCCGACCTCCCCCACGCCCGATCCGGATGCGCGCGCCCTGGCGGAGGACGACGCGGCCGGCCCCTCGCTCCCCGCCCTCCCGCTCGTCGAGGACGAGATCGAGCACGGCCCGGCGACGGAGGCGCGGCCGACCTGGCGCGGCTGGATCCACGCCGGACTGTTCCCGGTCGCGATCGTCGCCGGCATCGTCCTGGTCAGCGTCGCGGACGGCGCACCGGCGAAGTGGGCGGCGACCGTGTTCGCCGTCTCGTCGCTGCTGCTCTTCGGCAACTCCGCGCTCTACCACCGCTTCGACTGGTCGCCGCGGACCAAGATGATCCTCAAGCGGATCGACCACGCGAACATCTTCCTGCTGATCGCCGGCACCTACACGCCGCTCGCCGCGCTCGCCCTGCCGCCCGCGCAGGGCTCGCTGCTGCTCGTGCTGGTCTGGGCGGGGGCGCTGCTCGGGATCGGCTTCCGGGTGTTCTGGATCTCCGCGCCGCGCTGGCTCTACGTGCCGCTCTACCTGCTGCTGGGCTGGGCGGCGGTGATGTACCTCGGCCCGCTGTTCGAGGCGAGCGCGGCGATGATGGTGCTCGTGCTGGTCGGCGGCCTCTGCTACTCCGTCGGCGCGGTGATCTACGGGATCAAGCGGCCGAACCCGGTGCCCGGGGTCTTCGGCTTCCACGAGATCTTCCACGCGCTGACCGCGGTGGCGTTCCTCTGCCACTGGACGGCGGCGCTGATCGTCTGCCTGCACCCGACCTACAACGTCGGCTGA
- a CDS encoding isoprenyl transferase: MPKPRLPVGSDLLYGVYKKRLRSSLEGAALPNHVAMIIDGNRRWARQRALETAAHGHRAGAAKVHEFLQWCDELGIRHVTLYLLSQDNLVGRESSELTELIAIIADLAEEVSQQPEWRVQHVGSDDGLPESLVSALDRAEERTAAHTGLHINLAVGYGGRHEIAQAVRSILDEHGKRGSSIEDVAGLLTPELIGEHLYTSGQPDPDLVIRTSGEQRLSDFMLWQSAHSEFYFMEALGPDIREVDFLRALRDYAGRHRRFGS, encoded by the coding sequence GTGCCGAAGCCGAGACTGCCCGTGGGGAGCGACCTGCTCTACGGCGTCTACAAGAAGCGGCTGCGCTCGAGTCTCGAGGGCGCCGCGCTGCCGAACCACGTCGCGATGATCATCGACGGCAACCGCCGCTGGGCTCGCCAGCGCGCGCTGGAGACGGCCGCGCACGGCCACCGCGCGGGCGCGGCGAAGGTGCACGAGTTCCTGCAGTGGTGCGACGAGCTCGGCATCCGGCACGTCACCCTCTACCTGCTCTCGCAGGACAATCTGGTCGGCCGGGAGAGCTCCGAGCTCACCGAGCTGATCGCGATCATCGCCGACCTCGCCGAGGAGGTCTCGCAGCAGCCCGAGTGGCGGGTGCAGCACGTGGGCTCGGACGACGGGCTGCCGGAGTCGCTCGTCTCGGCGCTCGACCGCGCGGAGGAGCGCACCGCCGCGCACACCGGCCTGCACATCAATCTCGCGGTCGGCTACGGCGGCCGCCACGAGATCGCGCAGGCGGTCCGCAGCATCCTCGACGAGCACGGCAAGCGCGGCTCCTCGATCGAGGACGTCGCGGGCCTGCTCACGCCCGAGCTGATCGGCGAGCACCTCTACACCAGCGGTCAGCCCGACCCGGACCTCGTCATCCGCACCTCGGGCGAGCAGCGCCTCTCCGACTTCATGCTCTGGCAGAGCGCGCACAGCGAGTTCTACTTCATGGAGGCGCTCGGCCCCGACATCCGCGAGGTCGACTTCCTCCGGGCGCTGCGCGACTACGCCGGCCGGCACCGCCGCTTCGGCAGCTGA
- a CDS encoding acyl-CoA dehydrogenase family protein, producing the protein MGRVSILDDALLERFRLRAADYDARNVFFSEDLEELKAAGYLTMLVPAELGGGGLGLEQATAEHTRLATAAPATALATTMHLVWTGIAKALRARGDASLEHVLVDAAAGHVFAFGNSEPGNDLVLSDSLTRAEPLGDGGYRFTGTKIFTSLSPAWTRLGVFGRDDSGPEPRLVHGFVDRPSPDAPVPGLTVHDDWDTLGMRATQSRTTVLDGVEVPAARMFRSLPVGPTADPLVFAIFADFELLIASVYLGVAQRALELGVASARKRTSLRAGGRPLSEDPDIRWRLADAAILLDGLRAPLASAAADVDALVDRGAGWFPSLVGVKIRTTEAALRIVESAVRVSGGSSYRRDSELSRLYRDVLAGLFHPSDDESAHGLFANALLGPVPPRE; encoded by the coding sequence GTGGGGCGGGTGAGCATCCTCGACGACGCGCTCCTCGAGCGCTTCCGCCTCCGCGCGGCCGACTACGACGCGCGCAACGTCTTCTTCAGCGAGGACCTCGAGGAGCTGAAGGCCGCCGGGTATCTGACGATGCTCGTCCCGGCGGAGCTCGGCGGCGGCGGCCTCGGACTCGAGCAGGCCACGGCCGAGCACACCCGGCTGGCGACGGCCGCTCCCGCGACCGCGCTCGCGACCACGATGCACCTGGTCTGGACCGGGATCGCGAAGGCCCTGCGCGCCCGCGGCGACGCCTCGCTCGAGCACGTCCTCGTCGACGCGGCGGCCGGGCACGTCTTCGCCTTCGGCAACAGCGAGCCCGGCAACGACCTCGTGCTCTCCGACTCGCTCACCCGCGCGGAGCCCCTCGGCGACGGCGGCTACCGCTTCACCGGCACCAAGATCTTCACCTCGCTCTCGCCCGCCTGGACCCGGCTCGGCGTCTTCGGCCGCGACGACAGCGGGCCGGAGCCGCGGCTCGTGCACGGCTTCGTCGACCGGCCGTCGCCGGACGCGCCGGTGCCGGGGCTCACCGTGCACGACGACTGGGACACCCTCGGCATGCGCGCCACGCAGAGCCGGACCACGGTGCTCGACGGCGTCGAGGTGCCGGCAGCGCGGATGTTCCGCTCGCTGCCCGTCGGCCCGACCGCCGACCCACTGGTCTTCGCGATCTTCGCCGACTTCGAACTGCTGATCGCCTCGGTCTACCTCGGAGTCGCCCAGCGCGCCCTCGAGCTCGGCGTGGCGTCGGCGCGGAAGCGGACGTCGCTCCGGGCCGGCGGGCGGCCGCTCTCCGAGGACCCGGACATCCGCTGGCGCCTCGCCGACGCCGCGATCCTGCTCGACGGGCTCCGCGCACCGCTCGCGAGCGCGGCGGCCGACGTCGACGCGCTCGTGGACCGCGGGGCGGGCTGGTTCCCGTCGCTCGTCGGTGTGAAGATCCGTACCACCGAGGCGGCGCTGCGCATCGTCGAGAGCGCGGTCCGCGTCTCGGGCGGCTCGTCCTACCGCCGCGACTCCGAGCTCTCCCGGCTCTACCGCGACGTGCTCGCCGGGCTCTTCCACCCCTCCGACGACGAGTCCGCGCACGGGCTCTTCGCGAACGCGCTGCTCGGGCCGGTGCCGCCGCGGGAGTGA
- a CDS encoding carbonic anhydrase, with product MLRGNQRFVAGEPRHPRQDVERRNELAAEQKPLAALFGCSDSRLAAEIIFDLGLGDLFVVRNAGQVIADSIIGSLEYGVAVLGVKLILVLGHDECGAVKAAIQSQAPGAERLPPHIEHLIEPIIPAVRRIVGPQPDGRVLVDPSTTDTLAVGREHLRDTVAELLQRSPLIADAVAAGELAVVGANYRLSDGTVDSDVVLGIDPPQMSPYRSEQERTSSPLQSVSSPDATAPAAE from the coding sequence ATGCTGCGCGGCAACCAGCGCTTCGTCGCCGGTGAGCCCCGCCACCCCCGCCAGGACGTCGAGCGCCGCAACGAGCTCGCCGCCGAGCAGAAGCCGCTCGCCGCGCTCTTCGGCTGCAGCGACTCGCGCCTTGCGGCCGAGATCATCTTCGACCTCGGCCTCGGCGACCTCTTCGTGGTCCGCAACGCCGGCCAGGTCATCGCCGACTCGATCATCGGCTCGCTCGAGTACGGCGTCGCCGTGCTCGGCGTGAAGCTGATCCTCGTCCTCGGCCACGACGAGTGCGGAGCGGTCAAGGCCGCGATCCAGTCGCAGGCTCCCGGCGCCGAGCGGCTGCCCCCGCACATCGAGCACCTGATCGAGCCGATCATCCCCGCGGTCCGCCGCATCGTCGGCCCGCAGCCCGACGGCCGCGTCCTCGTCGACCCCTCGACCACCGACACCCTCGCCGTCGGCCGCGAGCACCTCCGCGACACGGTCGCCGAGCTGCTGCAGCGCTCGCCGCTCATCGCCGACGCGGTCGCCGCGGGAGAGCTCGCCGTCGTCGGCGCCAACTACCGCCTCTCCGACGGCACCGTGGACTCCGACGTGGTCCTCGGCATCGACCCGCCGCAGATGAGCCCCTACCGCTCCGAGCAGGAGCGCACCTCCAGCCCCCTCCAGAGCGTCTCGAGCCCCGACGCGACCGCGCCGGCCGCCGAGTAG
- the mca gene encoding mycothiol conjugate amidase Mca — translation MAPREIPRLLAVHAHPDDESSKGAATLASYADRGAEVMVVSCTGGEAGSVLNEALGARAHAERDMGGLRRYEMAAAQRALGIEHAWLGFVDSGMPEDGAVAADSFAGLPLPTASAPLVRLVRRFRPHVIISYDENGGYPHPDHIRAHQVAVEAFRAAGEADEYPGTGAAWSVSKLYYDRVFSSQKLRAIAEHIRSIDPEDPLLASFEEMKRWNEETPYLATTKIVVSGFHDRRDAALLAHASQVAPDNKFFFLPHSAIDAAWPTDDFQLVQSRVDAPTPETDLFAGIDVALPGDAGPAATTVPEEQPA, via the coding sequence GTGGCGCCGCGCGAGATCCCGCGCCTGCTCGCCGTGCACGCCCACCCGGACGACGAGTCCAGCAAGGGCGCCGCGACCCTCGCCTCCTACGCCGATCGCGGCGCCGAGGTCATGGTCGTCTCCTGCACCGGCGGCGAGGCCGGCTCCGTTCTGAACGAGGCGCTCGGCGCCCGCGCGCACGCCGAGCGCGACATGGGCGGCCTGCGCCGCTACGAGATGGCCGCCGCTCAGCGGGCGCTCGGCATCGAGCACGCCTGGCTGGGCTTCGTCGACTCCGGGATGCCCGAGGACGGCGCCGTCGCCGCGGACTCCTTCGCCGGCCTGCCGCTGCCGACCGCCTCGGCACCGCTGGTGCGCCTCGTCCGCCGGTTCCGCCCGCACGTGATCATCAGCTACGACGAGAACGGCGGCTACCCGCACCCGGACCACATCCGCGCGCACCAGGTCGCGGTCGAGGCGTTCCGCGCCGCGGGCGAGGCCGACGAGTACCCCGGCACCGGCGCCGCCTGGTCCGTCTCGAAGCTCTACTACGACCGCGTGTTCTCCTCGCAGAAGCTGCGGGCCATCGCCGAGCACATCCGCTCGATCGACCCGGAGGATCCGCTGCTCGCCTCCTTCGAGGAGATGAAGCGCTGGAACGAGGAGACGCCCTACCTCGCCACCACGAAGATCGTCGTCTCCGGCTTCCACGACCGCCGCGACGCGGCCCTGCTCGCGCACGCGAGCCAGGTCGCTCCCGACAACAAGTTCTTCTTCCTCCCGCACTCCGCGATCGACGCCGCGTGGCCGACCGACGACTTCCAGCTCGTGCAGAGCCGGGTCGACGCGCCGACGCCGGAGACCGACCTCTTCGCCGGGATCGACGTCGCGCTGCCGGGTGACGCCGGCCCGGCCGCCACCACCGTCCCCGAGGAGCAGCCCGCATGA
- a CDS encoding DUF4245 domain-containing protein has product MSREKPPRVVAELGRPETAAETAARKAENSRLYRQRKTVNNLVFSLLATVGAVALIVLIVPRGEGTVRDPVDVPAVAAQFQLGESETLAAPDMPDSWSSNAAELREDGGVEYWYVGLITPKSGYIGVSQGFDADERWVSGQLDSAAATGVEQIDGREWTVYDHRDGAGETGNSPYALETTAGGSTYLVYGTAPTDEIRQVVDAITPQIGQEESR; this is encoded by the coding sequence ATGAGCCGCGAGAAGCCGCCGCGCGTCGTCGCCGAGCTCGGCCGGCCCGAGACGGCCGCCGAGACCGCGGCCCGCAAGGCCGAGAACTCCCGGCTCTACCGCCAGCGCAAGACCGTCAACAACCTCGTCTTCTCGCTGCTCGCGACCGTCGGCGCCGTGGCGCTGATCGTGCTGATCGTCCCGCGCGGCGAGGGCACCGTCCGCGATCCCGTCGACGTGCCGGCGGTCGCCGCCCAGTTCCAGCTCGGCGAGAGCGAGACGCTCGCCGCGCCCGACATGCCCGACTCCTGGTCCTCGAACGCGGCCGAGCTGCGCGAGGACGGCGGGGTCGAGTACTGGTACGTCGGCCTGATCACGCCCAAGAGCGGCTACATCGGCGTCAGCCAGGGCTTCGACGCCGACGAGCGCTGGGTCTCCGGCCAGCTCGACAGCGCCGCCGCGACCGGCGTCGAGCAGATCGACGGCCGCGAGTGGACGGTCTACGACCACCGCGACGGTGCCGGCGAGACCGGCAACAGCCCCTACGCTCTCGAGACGACGGCCGGTGGCAGCACCTACCTCGTCTACGGCACGGCGCCGACGGACGAGATCCGCCAGGTCGTCGACGCCATCACCCCGCAGATCGGCCAGGAGGAGTCCCGTTGA
- a CDS encoding exodeoxyribonuclease VII small subunit, whose translation MADARTDSPAVPSSDPVPSGETDVSGFSYEQARDELVRVVSELEQGSSTLERSLALWERGEALAARCEEWLIGARARLDAARSGGSAAGGSSAG comes from the coding sequence ATGGCCGACGCCCGCACCGACTCCCCCGCCGTGCCGTCGAGCGACCCCGTCCCTTCCGGCGAGACCGACGTCTCCGGCTTCAGCTACGAGCAGGCGCGCGACGAGCTCGTCCGCGTCGTCTCCGAGCTCGAGCAGGGCAGCTCCACCCTCGAGCGCTCGCTCGCCCTCTGGGAGCGCGGCGAGGCCCTCGCCGCCCGCTGCGAGGAGTGGCTGATCGGCGCCCGCGCCCGGCTCGACGCCGCCCGCTCGGGCGGATCGGCCGCCGGCGGATCGAGCGCCGGATGA